A section of the Myxococcus virescens genome encodes:
- a CDS encoding peroxiredoxin has product MLTVGDKIPNFKVKATVSLEKGKEFQDITNETFKGKWLVLFAWPKDFTFICPTEIAEFGKKNKDFTDRDAQVLGLSTDSEFVHHAWRTHHPDLKNLPFPMLADIKHELCNALGILHKEEGVALRATFIADPEGIIRHVTVNDLSVGRNVSETIRTLDALQTDELCPCNWTKGEETLTQKLSKAG; this is encoded by the coding sequence ATGCTGACCGTTGGCGACAAGATCCCGAACTTCAAGGTGAAGGCCACCGTGTCCCTGGAGAAGGGCAAGGAGTTCCAGGACATCACGAACGAGACCTTCAAGGGCAAGTGGCTGGTCCTGTTCGCGTGGCCGAAGGACTTCACCTTCATCTGCCCCACGGAGATCGCGGAGTTCGGCAAGAAGAACAAGGACTTCACTGACCGTGACGCGCAGGTCCTCGGCCTGAGCACCGACAGCGAGTTCGTGCACCACGCGTGGCGCACGCACCACCCGGACCTGAAGAACCTGCCCTTCCCGATGCTGGCGGACATCAAGCACGAGCTGTGCAACGCGCTGGGCATCCTCCACAAGGAAGAGGGCGTGGCCCTCCGCGCGACGTTCATCGCGGACCCCGAGGGCATCATCCGCCACGTGACGGTCAACGACCTGTCCGTGGGCCGCAACGTCTCCGAGACGATCCGCACGCTGGACGCGCTCCAGACGGACGAACTGTGCCCCTGCAACTGGACCAAGGGTGAGGAGACCCTGACCCAGAAGCTGTCGAAGGCGGGGTAA
- a CDS encoding Uma2 family endonuclease, whose amino-acid sequence MGNETKRPATYEDLMALPENMVGQIIDGELIALPRPASPHAVAHSVLGGLLVSRFQVGQRAPGGWWIVTEPELHVGQDVLVPDIAGWRRERMPMMRRVPFFTLAPDWVCEVLSPSTWKLDRNRKREIYAREGVGHVWLVDPTAKALEVFARREGEWAARGQYSGDACVRAEPFEDLELDLGALWPPELEAP is encoded by the coding sequence ATGGGGAATGAGACGAAGCGTCCCGCGACCTATGAAGACCTGATGGCGCTGCCCGAGAACATGGTCGGGCAAATCATCGATGGTGAGCTCATCGCATTGCCGAGGCCCGCGAGCCCGCATGCGGTGGCGCACTCCGTCCTGGGCGGGCTGCTCGTCTCCCGGTTCCAGGTCGGGCAGCGAGCGCCGGGAGGGTGGTGGATTGTTACCGAGCCCGAGCTGCACGTCGGTCAGGACGTCCTGGTGCCGGATATCGCGGGATGGCGCCGCGAGCGCATGCCCATGATGCGGCGCGTCCCCTTCTTCACGCTGGCGCCGGACTGGGTCTGTGAGGTGCTATCTCCGTCGACCTGGAAGCTGGACAGGAACCGCAAGCGGGAAATCTACGCGCGCGAAGGCGTGGGGCACGTGTGGCTGGTGGACCCTACAGCGAAGGCCCTGGAGGTCTTCGCTCGACGGGAAGGCGAATGGGCCGCGCGGGGGCAGTACTCGGGGGATGCGTGTGTGCGCGCCGAGCCGTTCGAGGACCTGGAACTGGACCTGGGCGCGCTATGGCCCCCAGAGCTGGAGGCGCCCTGA
- a CDS encoding sigma 54-interacting transcriptional regulator, which produces MQDDFSGAIDGAKDARDLLELATAEDSVGDLLRRGLDWLTRVVRFDLATVFLLKEGRLVSVAARGPLANAKVRQHSLQLSEFPSLRQALETRRAKAFTEEDHAHGDGDPFDGVLDLPPGHSCMVVPLCAGERCYGVLSLDRAECETYPQPVVDLVEVYGQMLATAIQSAEQRATFERLHRQDHEHAKLLEAQLGGDSEGILETSKSPVMRDLARRARQVAETDTPVLITGETGTGKERLARAIHRWSARADQPFVTLNCAAIPAGLLESELFGHVKGAFTGATKDRAGRFQMAHGGTLLLDEVGELPFDLQAKLLRALQEKTFEPVGSDKTVRADVRILAATHVDLQQAIAQKRFREDLYYRLSVFPLRLPPLRERREDLPQLCAFLLEEQARRTGRRGMRVTPEGLVRLEAYEWPGNLRELANVLERATILTRGTELGPESFDVPTRGAAGVTALPEEPAPAVGGQKLTPVLTLAAVQREHIMRVLSLTRGRVYGANGAAALLGLKPSTLQSRMKKLGIARLEQFVVDEA; this is translated from the coding sequence ATGCAGGACGACTTTTCAGGCGCCATCGACGGTGCGAAGGACGCTCGGGACCTCCTTGAGCTGGCAACGGCGGAGGATTCCGTCGGGGATTTGCTGCGCCGTGGGCTCGACTGGCTGACGCGGGTGGTGCGCTTCGACCTGGCCACGGTGTTCCTCCTGAAGGAGGGCCGGCTGGTGTCGGTGGCCGCGCGAGGGCCGTTGGCCAACGCGAAGGTGCGGCAGCACTCGTTGCAGCTGTCGGAGTTCCCCTCGCTGCGGCAGGCCCTGGAGACGCGGCGGGCGAAGGCCTTCACGGAAGAGGACCATGCCCACGGGGATGGAGACCCTTTCGACGGCGTGCTGGATTTGCCGCCGGGGCATTCGTGCATGGTGGTGCCGCTGTGCGCGGGTGAGCGCTGCTACGGCGTGCTCTCCCTGGACCGCGCCGAGTGTGAGACGTACCCCCAGCCGGTGGTGGACCTGGTGGAGGTGTACGGGCAGATGCTGGCCACGGCCATCCAGTCAGCCGAGCAGCGCGCCACCTTCGAGCGTCTCCACCGTCAGGACCACGAGCACGCGAAGCTGCTGGAGGCGCAGCTCGGCGGAGACTCGGAGGGCATCCTCGAGACGTCGAAGAGCCCGGTGATGCGAGACCTGGCGCGGCGGGCGCGGCAGGTGGCGGAGACGGACACGCCGGTGCTGATTACCGGTGAGACGGGCACGGGCAAGGAGCGGCTGGCCCGCGCCATCCACCGTTGGAGCGCCCGCGCGGACCAGCCCTTCGTCACGCTCAACTGCGCTGCCATTCCGGCGGGCCTGCTGGAGAGCGAGCTGTTTGGCCACGTGAAGGGCGCCTTCACCGGCGCCACGAAGGACCGGGCCGGACGCTTCCAGATGGCGCATGGCGGCACGCTGCTGCTGGATGAGGTGGGCGAGCTGCCCTTCGACCTCCAGGCGAAGCTGCTGCGGGCGCTGCAGGAGAAGACATTCGAGCCGGTGGGCAGCGACAAGACGGTGCGCGCGGACGTGCGCATCCTGGCGGCCACGCACGTGGACCTTCAGCAAGCCATTGCCCAGAAGCGCTTCCGCGAGGACCTCTACTATCGGTTGAGCGTGTTCCCCCTGCGCCTGCCGCCGCTGCGCGAGCGCCGCGAGGACCTGCCACAGCTGTGCGCCTTCCTCCTGGAGGAACAGGCGCGCCGGACGGGACGGCGGGGCATGCGGGTGACGCCCGAGGGCCTGGTGCGGTTGGAGGCCTATGAGTGGCCGGGCAATTTGCGCGAGCTGGCCAACGTGCTGGAGCGGGCCACCATCCTCACGCGAGGGACGGAGCTGGGGCCGGAGTCCTTCGACGTTCCCACGCGCGGCGCGGCCGGGGTGACGGCCCTGCCGGAGGAGCCGGCGCCCGCGGTGGGAGGGCAAAAGCTGACCCCCGTGCTGACGCTGGCGGCCGTGCAGCGCGAGCACATCATGCGAGTGCTCTCGCTCACGCGGGGCCGCGTCTACGGCGCCAATGGGGCCGCGGCGCTGCTGGGGCTCAAGCCGTCCACGCTCCAGAGCCGGATGAAGAAGCTGGGCATCGCCCGGCTGGAGCAGTTCGTCGTCGACGAGGCGTGA
- a CDS encoding biotin-dependent carboxyltransferase family protein produces MTGWLDITGVGAPVTVQDAGRPGKMHHGVPPGGPLVPELLALANLAVGNASGTAALEAFGRLELRARGRSVRVSMDGRALTLADGERLTVPAPESTSVRYVAVDGGLAVPEVLGGRGTLLVARLGGYEGRLLRSGDSLPLGDANERAEARAPGASLDAAAPIRVTLGPDNRRFEPATVATLLSGAFTVSAATDRVGMRLQGPSLTHGDEGTGTSRPMVRGAIQVTLSGTPIVLGPDHPTTGGYPLIATVIRADWGRLCARRPGAAVRFQEVSLEEAREAWRHHSEHFGIGTRPTKP; encoded by the coding sequence ATGACGGGCTGGCTGGACATCACGGGCGTGGGTGCGCCCGTCACGGTGCAGGACGCGGGACGGCCGGGGAAGATGCACCACGGCGTGCCTCCGGGGGGGCCGCTGGTCCCGGAGCTGCTCGCCCTGGCCAATCTCGCCGTGGGAAACGCGAGTGGAACGGCGGCGCTGGAAGCCTTCGGCCGGTTGGAGCTGCGCGCCCGAGGCCGAAGCGTTCGCGTGTCCATGGACGGACGCGCCCTCACGCTGGCGGATGGAGAGCGCCTCACCGTCCCCGCGCCCGAGTCGACGAGCGTGCGCTATGTCGCGGTGGACGGCGGGCTCGCCGTGCCGGAAGTGCTGGGGGGACGCGGCACCCTGCTGGTCGCGCGACTGGGCGGATACGAAGGACGCCTGTTGCGTTCGGGTGACAGCCTGCCCCTGGGTGACGCGAACGAGCGCGCCGAGGCGCGAGCGCCCGGTGCGTCACTGGATGCAGCGGCGCCCATCCGCGTGACGCTCGGACCGGACAACCGCCGCTTCGAACCAGCCACCGTGGCCACCCTGCTGTCAGGCGCCTTCACCGTGTCCGCCGCCACCGACCGCGTGGGGATGCGACTCCAAGGGCCATCGCTCACCCATGGTGACGAAGGCACGGGCACGTCGCGCCCCATGGTTCGTGGGGCCATCCAGGTGACGCTTTCAGGAACGCCCATCGTGCTGGGCCCCGACCATCCGACGACAGGTGGCTATCCACTCATCGCGACAGTCATTCGCGCCGATTGGGGACGGCTGTGTGCCCGCCGTCCAGGGGCCGCTGTCCGGTTCCAGGAAGTGAGCCTGGAAGAGGCACGGGAAGCGTGGCGGCACCACTCGGAGCACTTCGGTATCGGCACGCGCCCCACGAAGCCGTAA